A genomic region of uncultured Paludibaculum sp. contains the following coding sequences:
- a CDS encoding AMP-binding protein, with product MVRETLLDYFRTVAELDGEYLVYDDGFRPRAYSYPGLARAARNFAAKLQAHGIGSGDRIILWSENRPAWVAAFWGCVLRGVAVAPIDEHHSAEFLERVLRITSAKVIAAGDEVKLPGLEGLPPVWRLSDLDWKTPDARFDEVEAKPDDIAEILFTSGATAEPKGVIITHRNILANIVPVEREVLKYRKYAGPFSPIRFLNLLPLSHMFGQAMAIFIPPMISGTVIFQRSQDPREIVRQIKSRKISVLVSVPKILDVLKEYLKGVVPETAENAPAGEKFWWRWWRYRRAHRMFGYKFWSFVVGGAALDPGLEEFWGNLGWAVIQGYGLTEAAPIVTLNHPFHSRRGTVGKPIAGVQIRIADDGEVLVRGGNVTSGYFNNPEATAEAFENGWFHTGDVGELDESGRLMIKGRKKEMIVLPDGRNVFPEDVERVLNGIAGVSESAVIGLKADGGERVHAAIVLQPTARAEQVIAQVNAILEEHQKVRSYTVWSEPELPRTEGTRKLRRREIRARLSGEAHQAGPARAAGGMETLLGKWTAGRTVSVGTSLDDLGLSSLDRVELLVALERELGAPVDENAFSNAKTIADLEALKSAPSGTARPAEVMDFPAWNRSKWALWSRIFHLNVWLLNLARIFAWVRVEGRENLRDIDGPVIFACNHQGYFDAPIVFIAMPWKWRHKLAPAMRKEFFDAHYHPERHSLFSRLTSNLNYYLSCLMFNALPIPQKEAGTRQTLRYIGEMVEEGWCPLIFPEGKHSYDDSVGPFQAGAAMMASRLKVPVVPVRIHGSNRVLHPTWRFPRPGFVRVIIGAPVRLEGEDYEKLARILEDRVRCM from the coding sequence ATGGTGCGTGAAACGCTGCTGGACTACTTCCGCACGGTGGCGGAACTGGACGGCGAATACCTCGTATACGACGACGGCTTCCGGCCGCGCGCGTACAGCTACCCGGGGCTGGCCAGAGCGGCCCGCAACTTCGCGGCGAAACTGCAGGCGCACGGCATCGGGAGCGGCGACCGGATCATTCTCTGGAGCGAGAACCGGCCCGCGTGGGTAGCCGCCTTCTGGGGCTGTGTACTGCGCGGCGTGGCTGTTGCGCCAATCGACGAACATCATTCGGCGGAGTTCCTGGAGCGTGTGCTGCGCATCACGTCGGCGAAGGTGATCGCGGCCGGCGACGAGGTGAAACTGCCGGGGCTGGAGGGCCTGCCACCCGTGTGGCGGCTCTCCGATCTGGATTGGAAGACACCGGATGCGCGGTTCGATGAAGTCGAGGCTAAGCCTGACGACATTGCCGAGATCCTCTTCACGTCCGGCGCTACGGCCGAGCCCAAGGGCGTGATCATCACACATCGCAACATCCTGGCCAACATTGTGCCGGTGGAGCGGGAGGTTCTGAAGTATCGCAAGTACGCCGGGCCGTTCTCACCGATCCGCTTTCTGAACCTACTTCCGCTCAGTCACATGTTTGGCCAGGCGATGGCGATCTTCATTCCGCCGATGATCTCGGGCACCGTGATCTTTCAGCGCAGCCAGGATCCGCGGGAGATCGTGCGGCAGATCAAGTCGCGCAAGATCTCGGTGTTGGTATCCGTGCCGAAGATCCTCGACGTGCTGAAAGAGTATCTGAAGGGCGTTGTGCCGGAGACGGCGGAGAATGCTCCAGCCGGCGAGAAGTTCTGGTGGCGCTGGTGGCGCTACCGCAGGGCACACCGGATGTTCGGCTACAAGTTCTGGAGTTTTGTGGTGGGCGGCGCGGCGCTCGATCCGGGGCTGGAAGAGTTCTGGGGCAACCTGGGCTGGGCTGTCATCCAGGGATACGGGCTAACCGAAGCCGCGCCCATCGTTACGCTCAATCATCCATTTCATTCGCGACGCGGCACTGTGGGCAAGCCGATTGCAGGGGTCCAGATCCGCATCGCGGACGATGGTGAGGTGCTGGTGCGCGGAGGCAATGTCACATCCGGCTACTTCAACAATCCGGAGGCGACCGCCGAAGCGTTTGAGAATGGCTGGTTTCACACTGGCGATGTCGGTGAACTGGACGAGTCCGGCCGTCTGATGATCAAAGGCCGCAAGAAGGAGATGATCGTCCTGCCGGATGGGCGAAACGTCTTCCCAGAGGATGTCGAACGGGTCTTGAACGGAATCGCCGGTGTGAGCGAGAGTGCGGTGATCGGGCTGAAAGCGGACGGCGGCGAGCGGGTGCATGCGGCGATTGTGCTGCAGCCCACCGCGCGCGCCGAGCAGGTGATCGCGCAGGTCAATGCCATTCTGGAAGAACACCAGAAGGTGCGCAGCTATACGGTCTGGAGCGAACCCGAGCTGCCGCGTACGGAAGGCACGCGAAAGTTGCGCCGGCGCGAGATTCGGGCACGCCTCAGCGGCGAGGCCCACCAGGCCGGTCCGGCACGGGCCGCAGGTGGAATGGAAACGCTGTTGGGTAAGTGGACGGCGGGCCGGACGGTGAGCGTCGGGACATCACTGGACGATCTGGGGTTGTCGTCCCTGGATCGCGTCGAACTGCTGGTTGCGCTGGAGCGCGAATTGGGTGCGCCGGTGGACGAGAACGCGTTCTCGAATGCGAAGACCATCGCGGATCTGGAGGCGCTGAAATCGGCGCCATCCGGAACGGCGCGTCCGGCGGAGGTGATGGATTTCCCCGCCTGGAATCGCTCGAAGTGGGCCTTGTGGTCGCGGATCTTCCACCTGAACGTCTGGCTGCTGAATCTGGCGCGCATCTTTGCGTGGGTTCGAGTGGAAGGACGGGAAAACCTGCGCGACATTGACGGTCCGGTGATCTTCGCCTGCAACCATCAAGGGTATTTCGACGCGCCCATCGTCTTCATTGCGATGCCCTGGAAGTGGCGCCACAAGCTGGCTCCGGCGATGCGCAAGGAGTTCTTTGACGCGCATTACCATCCCGAGCGGCACAGTCTGTTCTCGCGGCTGACCAGCAATCTGAACTACTACCTGTCGTGCCTGATGTTCAACGCGCTGCCCATTCCGCAAAAGGAAGCGGGCACCAGGCAGACGCTGCGCTACATCGGCGAAATGGTGGAAGAGGGCTGGTGCCCATTGATCTTTCCCGAGGGTAAACATAGCTACGACGACTCTGTCGGCCCCTTTCAGGCAGGTGCGGCCATGATGGCGTCGCGGTTGAAAGTTCCGGTGGTACCGGTACGCATCCACGGCTCCAACCGCGTGCTGCATCCAACCTGGCGGTTCCCCAGGCCGGGCTTCGTCAGGGTAATCATAGGGGCACCGGTGCGGCTGGAAGGGGAGGATTACGAGAAATTGGCCCGTATCCTTGAAGATCGAGTCAGGTGCATGTAA
- a CDS encoding SDR family oxidoreductase, protein MRLEQQVAVITGSTKGLGREMAVRFAAEGCRVVVHGTDAARAEEVRRECGPGATTFLGNIGDQPTAVALMNFAIEKFGRLDILVNNAGIVKMEPFLEFEAATWQKLVDIHLSGAFYCGQAAARLMANAGGGRILNISTIAASFGQFGFAAYAPVKAGVEALTRVMAVELAQHKISVNCIAPGPVWNDMMEHLYGPEKLAERCRTIPMQRMAEASEVAELALYLLSPAAGYMTGQVLHLDGGASAAGCFTMEVYKRATS, encoded by the coding sequence ATGAGACTGGAACAACAGGTGGCCGTCATCACCGGGTCCACCAAAGGCTTAGGGCGCGAGATGGCTGTGCGGTTTGCGGCGGAAGGTTGCCGAGTGGTGGTACACGGCACGGACGCTGCCCGAGCCGAAGAGGTCCGCCGGGAGTGCGGTCCCGGCGCCACCACATTCCTGGGCAACATTGGGGATCAACCCACCGCCGTCGCCCTCATGAACTTCGCCATTGAGAAGTTCGGTCGTCTGGACATTCTTGTCAATAACGCCGGGATCGTCAAAATGGAGCCGTTTCTTGAGTTTGAAGCGGCCACATGGCAGAAACTTGTCGACATCCACCTCAGTGGCGCCTTCTACTGCGGCCAAGCGGCGGCACGCCTCATGGCGAACGCCGGCGGTGGCCGCATCCTTAATATCTCAACCATCGCCGCATCGTTCGGCCAGTTTGGTTTCGCCGCATATGCTCCCGTCAAGGCTGGTGTCGAGGCCTTGACCCGCGTCATGGCCGTGGAGCTTGCTCAGCACAAGATCTCGGTGAACTGCATCGCACCGGGACCGGTCTGGAACGACATGATGGAACACCTCTACGGCCCGGAGAAACTGGCTGAGCGCTGCCGCACCATACCCATGCAGCGCATGGCGGAGGCCTCCGAAGTGGCGGAACTCGCTCTCTACCTTCTGTCGCCGGCCGCTGGGTACATGACCGGTCAAGTGTTGCATCTCGATGGCGGGGCAAGCGCCGCTGGTTGTTTCACGATGGAGGTCTACAAACGCGCTACTTCTTGA
- a CDS encoding DUF1501 domain-containing protein, whose product MATRRVFLRNSALALFGVGAAPQWLARASSGGARKKILVAVLQRGAADGLNIVVPHGDKRYAELRPTIGVARNAVIDLDGFFGLHPQLEPLKPLYDAKQLAIVHATGSPDATRSHFDAQDYMESGTPGLKSTRDGWMNRALPRETNPSPLRAVSASGNLAKTLRGPQPAVAIGNLNDFQVRDQRMAGAFQSMYAESPDTRLKTEGRETFEAMRMLESVRRANPSPENGADYPRGRLGQSLRQVAQLVKGDVGLEAAFADMGGWDHHINEVPQMENRLREFGQALAAFHRDLDDRMADVVVVTMSEFGRTARENGSRGTDHGHANVMFAMGGGIHGGRVAGRWPGLETEQLHEGRDLAVTTDFRDVLGEIVATHVGLTDLNAVFPGFRSGPTPGLFRS is encoded by the coding sequence ATGGCGACACGCAGGGTGTTTCTCAGGAATTCCGCGCTGGCGCTGTTCGGCGTGGGAGCGGCTCCGCAATGGCTGGCACGGGCGTCGTCGGGCGGGGCGCGAAAGAAGATTCTCGTGGCCGTGCTACAGCGCGGTGCGGCCGATGGCCTGAATATTGTGGTTCCGCACGGCGATAAGCGGTATGCGGAGCTGCGGCCAACGATCGGAGTCGCCCGGAATGCGGTGATCGATCTCGACGGCTTCTTCGGCCTGCATCCACAACTGGAACCACTGAAGCCACTGTATGACGCGAAGCAGCTCGCGATCGTACATGCCACAGGGTCGCCGGATGCGACACGCTCGCACTTCGACGCGCAGGACTACATGGAGAGCGGAACACCCGGACTGAAGTCGACGCGTGATGGCTGGATGAATCGCGCGCTGCCGCGCGAAACGAACCCATCTCCGCTACGCGCGGTGAGCGCCAGCGGGAATCTCGCGAAGACACTGAGAGGCCCGCAGCCGGCGGTGGCCATCGGAAATCTGAACGACTTCCAGGTGCGGGATCAGCGCATGGCCGGGGCATTCCAATCGATGTACGCGGAGTCGCCCGACACGCGGCTCAAGACCGAAGGCCGAGAGACGTTCGAGGCGATGCGGATGCTGGAGTCGGTGCGCCGGGCGAATCCTTCGCCGGAGAATGGAGCCGACTATCCCCGTGGCCGGTTGGGCCAGAGTCTGCGGCAAGTGGCGCAACTAGTAAAGGGCGACGTCGGGCTGGAAGCGGCCTTCGCCGACATGGGCGGCTGGGATCATCACATCAACGAAGTTCCGCAAATGGAGAATCGTCTGCGCGAGTTCGGGCAGGCGTTGGCGGCGTTCCATCGCGATCTGGACGACCGCATGGCGGATGTCGTCGTTGTGACGATGTCCGAGTTCGGCCGCACCGCGCGGGAAAACGGCTCGCGCGGAACCGATCACGGCCATGCCAATGTGATGTTCGCGATGGGCGGCGGCATCCACGGGGGCCGCGTGGCGGGGCGGTGGCCCGGGCTTGAGACAGAACAACTCCACGAAGGCCGCGATCTCGCCGTCACTACCGACTTTCGCGATGTGCTGGGCGAGATTGTGGCCACGCACGTCGGCCTCACGGATCTCAATGCCGTGTTCCCCGGCTTTCGTTCGGGGCCAACGCCAGGGCTGTTTCGGAGCTGA
- a CDS encoding tetratricopeptide repeat protein — MRRFVLATCLVVLSGAAHPLPGQADQRGLRGTYERGVRAEAAGNLDEAVELYTEILKADPRSAGALRRRGMIYRSQGKLDQAVDDLTVAAQVAPTDTEILRALGDAQLAVRQYSAAVATFEHVIELRQESSAVYHSMAQAHLGLGETQKALDAYAQCIRLRLDNPEPYFERGRLYAKLGRHRDAIEDYDRALALKPDFADVYYARGQAQGQVGYFDKAVGDLTKALTMHSGTGWPQRADALTFRAAALEAMGKSEDALADYTASLQINPKNARTLLARADLLVRLGRANEALDDRTKAVQADPSNPLAYIARGGSYHSMGEHQKGLADRSKAIDLDPNNALAWFSRGSAYFLLNDYREAVSDLDIAERLDPSNAEFREVAGKARAALEQKSAQETAAQREKAMAQQAQAPAVRSSSAPVRAEPKAVTKVEPPVAVRTQASAPAIKPPLVTDAEARRAASLKFLASADLLIQAGRPAEALAERTKAIEADPTNALAYIARGGSYHSMGEHQKGLADRSKAIELDPGNAEGWYLRGSAYFLLRDYENAWSDLSRAAKLNPSNSEYRDVAEKARGVLQAEKTRQTAGLPLRRSAAEGPRVASPAQRSSTPLQTPTPQATANAEAHHKAGRALLQSGKFQQAVSELSQAVELNPRLALAWNARGYAYMRLAQWENAVADFDRALSIDPNYANARHNRESAVAQIKK; from the coding sequence ATGAGGCGGTTTGTTCTGGCGACCTGTCTGGTCGTACTTTCCGGGGCGGCGCATCCTCTTCCTGGTCAGGCCGACCAGCGGGGCCTGCGGGGCACCTATGAAAGAGGAGTGCGCGCAGAGGCAGCCGGGAACCTGGATGAGGCTGTGGAGCTGTACACGGAGATCCTGAAAGCCGACCCTCGTTCGGCGGGCGCACTGCGGCGCCGTGGGATGATCTACCGCAGCCAGGGGAAGTTGGATCAGGCGGTCGATGATCTGACCGTGGCCGCACAAGTCGCTCCCACCGACACCGAGATCCTGCGGGCCCTGGGAGACGCACAACTCGCAGTGCGTCAGTACTCGGCGGCGGTTGCCACCTTCGAGCACGTGATCGAGCTCCGGCAGGAAAGCTCGGCGGTGTATCACAGCATGGCCCAGGCCCACCTTGGTCTGGGTGAAACGCAGAAGGCTTTGGACGCATATGCCCAATGCATCCGGCTGCGGCTGGATAATCCGGAGCCCTACTTTGAGCGAGGCCGTTTGTACGCGAAGCTGGGGCGGCATCGCGACGCCATTGAGGACTACGATCGAGCGCTCGCGCTCAAGCCGGATTTCGCGGATGTCTACTACGCGCGGGGTCAGGCGCAGGGTCAAGTTGGGTATTTCGACAAGGCCGTTGGGGATTTGACCAAGGCTTTGACGATGCATTCCGGGACCGGATGGCCCCAGCGTGCCGACGCCCTGACGTTCCGCGCCGCAGCCTTGGAGGCTATGGGAAAGAGTGAAGATGCGCTAGCCGACTACACGGCGTCCCTCCAAATCAATCCCAAAAACGCGCGCACGCTTCTGGCACGAGCCGATTTGCTGGTCCGTCTCGGCCGGGCCAACGAAGCTTTGGACGATCGGACGAAGGCTGTACAGGCGGATCCGTCAAACCCCTTGGCTTACATTGCCCGCGGCGGCAGCTACCACTCGATGGGCGAGCATCAAAAGGGACTGGCGGACCGGTCGAAGGCGATCGACCTCGATCCCAACAACGCTTTGGCTTGGTTTTCGCGGGGTAGCGCGTATTTCCTGCTGAACGACTACCGGGAGGCTGTCTCCGACCTAGACATTGCGGAACGCCTGGATCCATCGAATGCCGAGTTCCGTGAGGTTGCCGGCAAGGCTCGGGCGGCCCTGGAACAGAAATCCGCACAAGAGACGGCCGCACAGCGCGAGAAGGCGATGGCCCAACAGGCTCAGGCGCCCGCGGTGCGGTCGTCGTCGGCTCCAGTTCGCGCGGAGCCGAAAGCCGTAACCAAAGTAGAACCTCCAGTGGCAGTGCGCACCCAAGCCTCAGCACCCGCGATCAAGCCTCCTCTTGTTACGGACGCGGAAGCCCGTCGCGCGGCGAGTCTGAAGTTTCTGGCCAGCGCCGACCTGCTGATTCAAGCGGGCCGTCCCGCCGAGGCTCTAGCTGAGCGCACCAAGGCCATAGAGGCCGACCCCACCAATGCGCTGGCGTACATCGCACGGGGCGGAAGCTACCACTCGATGGGCGAACATCAAAAGGGACTGGCGGACCGTTCGAAAGCCATTGAGCTCGATCCAGGCAATGCCGAAGGCTGGTACCTCCGGGGCAGCGCCTATTTTCTCCTGCGGGATTACGAGAATGCCTGGTCTGATCTCAGCAGGGCCGCGAAGCTCAATCCTTCGAATAGCGAGTACAGAGATGTCGCGGAAAAGGCGAGGGGCGTCCTGCAAGCGGAGAAGACACGTCAGACTGCCGGCCTGCCGTTGAGACGGTCCGCGGCCGAAGGCCCTCGCGTCGCATCGCCGGCGCAACGCAGTTCGACGCCGCTACAAACGCCCACACCGCAGGCCACGGCCAATGCCGAAGCGCATCACAAGGCTGGCCGGGCTCTGCTGCAGAGTGGCAAGTTCCAGCAGGCCGTCTCTGAACTCTCCCAGGCGGTGGAACTGAATCCGCGTTTGGCTTTGGCGTGGAACGCGCGCGGATATGCGTACATGCGGTTGGCTCAGTGGGAGAACGCGGTGGCCGACTTCGACCGCGCGTTGAGCATCGATCCGAACTACGCCAATGCGCGGCACAACCGTGAGAGCGCGGTGGCGCAGATCAAGAAGTAG
- a CDS encoding DUF1800 domain-containing protein, producing MRQVLFLLAIPLVAAAPQLTEEQRMEHLLARATFGARPGDVEQVRTIGWKRWLDQQLHPEKIQESVVLEERLKPLESLQMSSEELARVYPRPKPQKNLPPADALRPPRPQRPGFRMAEATTQQRRDFLMETAPPRVIAYDLSESKVLHAVYSNRQLEEVLTDFWFNHFNVFFDKGADRYLVTSYERDAIRPHVLGKFRDLLLATAKHPAMLFYLDNWQSVAPGSQPRQKQRGLNENYARELLELHTLGVDGGYSQKDIVEVARCFTGWTIRQPQQGGGFYFAPRLHDRGEKTVLGIKIPAGGGEDDGLKVLEILAKHPATARFLSRELAVRFVSDDPPAALVDRMAKEYLKTGGDLREVIRLMFESKEFWSPAAYQCKIKSPLEFVASVVRSGEADVQFGFGLAQVIDRLGQPLYRKAEPTGYSNRSEEWVNSSGLVARLNFASTLAANRVPGTRVDAEKYKDAGAIWGSPEFQKR from the coding sequence ATGCGGCAGGTTCTATTTCTACTCGCCATCCCACTGGTTGCGGCGGCTCCGCAACTGACGGAAGAACAGCGCATGGAGCATCTGCTGGCACGGGCGACCTTCGGAGCACGGCCGGGGGATGTGGAACAGGTCCGAACGATAGGGTGGAAGAGGTGGCTCGACCAACAACTGCACCCGGAGAAGATTCAGGAGAGTGTAGTGCTGGAGGAGCGGCTGAAGCCGCTGGAGTCGCTCCAGATGTCGAGCGAAGAGCTGGCGCGGGTCTATCCGCGGCCCAAGCCCCAGAAAAATTTGCCGCCGGCGGACGCGTTGCGTCCGCCCCGGCCTCAACGGCCGGGCTTCCGCATGGCGGAAGCAACCACACAGCAGCGTCGCGACTTCCTCATGGAAACGGCACCTCCTCGGGTGATCGCCTACGACCTGAGTGAGTCCAAGGTTCTGCACGCCGTCTACTCCAACCGGCAGTTGGAAGAGGTCCTCACAGATTTTTGGTTTAACCACTTTAATGTGTTCTTCGACAAGGGTGCTGACCGGTACCTAGTCACGTCCTATGAACGCGACGCAATCCGCCCCCACGTTCTAGGCAAGTTCCGAGATCTTTTGCTTGCCACAGCCAAGCACCCGGCGATGCTCTTTTATCTGGACAACTGGCAGTCCGTTGCGCCGGGCTCGCAGCCGCGTCAAAAGCAACGCGGATTGAATGAGAATTATGCCCGCGAACTCCTGGAGTTGCACACTCTCGGGGTGGACGGGGGCTATTCCCAGAAGGACATTGTCGAAGTGGCGCGCTGTTTCACGGGGTGGACGATCCGGCAACCGCAACAAGGCGGCGGATTCTACTTCGCGCCGCGACTCCACGATCGGGGCGAGAAAACCGTGTTGGGCATCAAGATCCCGGCCGGCGGTGGGGAAGACGACGGTCTGAAGGTCCTGGAGATCCTGGCTAAACACCCGGCCACTGCCCGATTTCTCAGCCGGGAGCTCGCGGTGCGCTTCGTCAGCGACGACCCACCGGCGGCACTCGTCGACCGGATGGCCAAGGAGTACTTGAAAACCGGTGGCGATCTCAGAGAGGTCATCAGATTGATGTTTGAGTCGAAGGAGTTCTGGTCACCCGCGGCCTATCAGTGCAAGATCAAATCTCCGCTGGAGTTCGTTGCCAGCGTTGTCCGCTCCGGCGAAGCAGACGTCCAGTTTGGCTTCGGGTTGGCGCAGGTCATTGACCGCCTGGGCCAGCCGCTGTACCGAAAGGCAGAGCCGACGGGCTATTCGAACAGGTCGGAAGAATGGGTGAACTCCTCGGGGCTGGTAGCCCGGCTGAACTTCGCGAGCACACTGGCGGCCAACCGTGTGCCGGGCACTCGCGTGGATGCTGAGAAGTACAAGGACGCCGGAGCGATTTGGGGATCGCCGGAGTTTCAGAAGCGTTGA
- a CDS encoding AAA family ATPase, which translates to MFLKILSHPVFVQLNFHMPIVVDLTHPLVLLTGENGCGKSTLLHSIYYALQEKQIDGYIYRFEKKVETPKVFLFDAEQHNPRMHPELFEGNPQMQEFIHSASHGQVMLSMFRETFPALPEGTILLLDEPEMALSVSNQRRILKMLMELVQEKKFRIICATHSPTLIDAPETYVINLDNHINKNVAQTDMGIQGSSTIQ; encoded by the coding sequence ATGTTTCTCAAAATACTGTCGCACCCAGTCTTTGTCCAACTGAACTTCCATATGCCGATCGTGGTGGATCTGACTCATCCGCTCGTTCTGCTGACTGGGGAGAACGGCTGCGGCAAGTCAACCTTGTTGCATTCCATCTATTACGCGCTGCAGGAAAAGCAGATCGACGGCTACATCTATCGCTTCGAGAAGAAGGTGGAGACGCCCAAGGTTTTCCTGTTCGATGCGGAGCAGCACAACCCGCGGATGCACCCGGAACTGTTCGAGGGCAACCCGCAGATGCAGGAGTTCATCCATTCGGCGAGCCACGGACAGGTGATGTTGTCGATGTTCCGCGAGACGTTCCCGGCGCTGCCCGAAGGCACCATTCTGCTGCTGGACGAACCGGAAATGGCCTTGTCGGTTTCGAACCAACGCCGCATTCTGAAGATGCTGATGGAACTGGTGCAGGAGAAGAAATTCCGCATCATCTGCGCGACCCATTCACCGACGTTGATCGACGCTCCGGAAACCTACGTGATCAACCTGGACAACCACATCAACAAGAATGTGGCGCAGACGGACATGGGGATTCAGGGTTCCAGCACGATCCAGTAA